TTAAGGTACATGGGGACAAGGAAGAGAAAAAGGAAGACTTAGACCACTGGCTGTACAACCATATTTGACCTATTACCTATGTACAACCATAACCTATACCCAATTGTAATTAAGTGTACACAGGGACAGTATATCCCTTGGGCCCCACAGGACCTTGAGAGGCTGGTAATTTGCATCCCAGACATCCATTAGGGAACTGGGAAGTGGATTGAGGTGTTTGAAGAAGAAACTATGGGCAAACTTTTAGCTGTAGGGGATATTAAAGCACTAATGGCAAAGATTAGGAATGGGATGGGAAATAAAACCATTGCAGAGAGGACAGAGAGGAAGAGGCAAGCcttaagccccgttcacaccaagaacaataactataatgataatgatattaGCATCTACACCAGCGAACAATgtcatctgattggctgtcaatgtttgtatcattcatcagctgttaaaaaatcattctgaaaatgattccagtGATACCatttctctatgcctttatctttttagttgtagtgtggactctgctattctttaatattgagaacaatttttagaactatatctttatcgttatctttatactTATCATGCCTGGTATGAATGGGCCTTTATACTGGTCCTCAAGGAGTGTGCTGGGGATGTGGACAACCTGGACATAATAAGAATGACTGTCCCGTTAATCCATGGCAACAGCACCTAAAGGTGGAAGGGGGAGAGTTACCGTTATCCATTACAGGGTCCAGTAAACCCTTGGGGAGGTCCAAATAAAGGGTATTAAGGGGTGCCCAGAGAATCCTATTGGTGAGAGAGAGTTTCCTATTTAAAAAACTAAAGCTGTTCAAGAACCTGTTCTGCAAATTGAATCAGAGGGAAAGACCACACACCATTCAGCTgacaaatattacataaaaaaaattgtgcgcaACCAGTTTGATGGGGATTCCTCAGGAAGTAGTTACCAGTGAAAAGAAACTGACACAGATGACTATAACATCTGAATTGATAAACAATACTgatactgaactgtttaaggaaGTAGAGAGGATGGTACCAACTGAATTATGGTCTCAAAATGATTCAGATGTCAGACTGATAAAATCAGCAAACCCAGTGAGAGTACAACTTAAACCAGATGCACGTCTACCCAGAAAACCACAATACCCTTTGCATACTAATGCGGAAATAGGCTTAAAAAACATCATTGAATGTTTAGTGAAGGCAGGAGTATTAATAGAAACTACTAGTTATTGTAACACTCCAATTATGCCCGTAATCAAACCAGATTAAAACAGATGGCATCTTGTGCATGACTTACgagcagtagctaaatcagcatactataatttaaaaaaaaacatttcaagaattagatgttttgtttccagtcaagacttggagaaacttgtccacgcctttatcaccagcagggtggactattgtaatgggctcctcaccggccttcccaaaaagaccattagacagctgcagctcatccagaacgctgctgccaggattctgactagaaccagaaaatctgagcatatcacaccagtcctcaggtccttacactggcttccagttacatttaggattgattttaaagtacttttactcgtatataagtcactaaatgacctagtaccgaaatatattgcagatatgctcactgaatataaacctaacagagcactcagatcactaggatcgagtcagttagaaataccaagggttcacacaaaacaaggggagtccgcctttagttactatgctgcccgcagttggaatcagcttccagaagagatcagatatgctaaaacactagtcacatttaaatctagacttaaaactcatctgttaggtgtgcatttattgaatgagcactgtgcaatgtccgaactgattgcactatattttttttattttatattatttttttgtcaaattattttctaactgtttttaaatgttttaatcattttaaaattgcttgttttatttttgttatttttcttcatgattatttaactttcttttatgtaaagcacttaccattgtgtacgaaatgtgcaatatatatatatatatatatatatatatataaactttccttgccttgccttgccaatAAATGACATAGTAGAGAATTCGCCAGCTGAGatttttgtaatgaaaatgtatatactcAAATTTGAATTTTTCCATggcagttattttattaaaaaaagtgcaGGAGCTTGACCATTGTGGATTTCTAAGAGCCTACAGTCTCTTTAATACAACAAAtatgaagtttaataaaaaatctcatatttttatttttggaatttgTGAAGTCTCAAAGGCACTTTAAAGTGTTATTGACCCAGCAGTGGAGAAAACAGGAAGAGGGAGAAGAAATGCATATTTGTACAGAGTGACTGACATTGAGTTAATAGGACACTACACATTAGATCGTGCAATGATAATGTTTggaaagtcatggcctaatgtttagagagtttgattcctaaccctaaggttttggttcaattcccaggggtTGGCAACACCACaactgaggtgctcttgagcaaggcacccaATCCCAACTGCTCcttgggtgccgcagcataaatgactcccactgctccatgtgttcgtgttcactgctgtgtgtgtactttggatgggttaaatgcagatcacgaattttgagtatgggtcaacatacttggctgtatgtcactttcacttatttCAGTCATAACAACTCTCGGAAAGGACAGTAAAAGCTTTATTTATTAGGAGTTTCATGGCTGAACTACTCATTACAGATACACTAACATCAACGACACAGTTTAAAAATGCCATAGTGTCAGAAATGAAAGTAATCAATACATTAAAGAGCCAGtcagatgaaaattctaagcttcctatcactgtttataagtcctgtacattaggtttaaatccatccaaggttaaaaaaaaaattttaattttgtcaaaatatcattttaaaattacctcaattctcagagatccccaaacggttcgcgcgaagctgttcaaaagattcagtttccttaaaccccacctttcggtagcatactgtgttctgattggtcaactaacatagtcaggtttgattggttgttccttacacacctccacggtaaactatgcgttagcatctgtttggggtgaattatgacttattcctctcaccgcgaagcaaacagtaaaataaaaaacttgaacagtctcgctgctttttcttctgtgtgtgtgtattcaagtcgcgcttcagtttgaatctgaatagagcgttcagcgcgggggcgtggtcacattagatataatgaagggagacgtgaaaaacagacatcgcgttgttttcatatggattactttatcacagaatatctgttttcggcagcacttgtttagttttaaagtagacatgtcaagctttctatagatatctctctcatgtctcttcgttgagtattcacggagttacacttcattttaatgacgtgtttgttaatgacgatcagcacagacaggctgcagacagcacacatactgataagacgctcgggagaaaacagacacataacttcataatcatacttcatgttgtgattcggagatgcttgttggtctaaataaagttggtaatgaaccctcttttatggccaaatgctttgaaaatcctgctgtactcaccgagattagaaaagcagtcatcagtgaaatgttgtgaacacaacaatgatttgttgtactgctctggtattgtggtgaaaatgaattttagccattggttcttctgatcttcattctttggcagtgaaaataaaacaaacttgcctttacaattaaaaacacactgtctcctcgacatgatgctatcacaccaaccagagcgtctgtgtgtgggggggtggggcaggtcaagacggtaggcggagattattatgcaaagtgctcctagtgacgtacatagagatgggcaaaagatttgaaatctataacaaatcgtttcagcgattcagagtcgactccttactttagaagccaataactttgtAAAACTTGTACTTTTTGGtataattactttgcacattgtttaaacagatggacagctacatcatacactgtaatacaggtcatttttgatttcccatctgtgagGCTCTTTAACTACGCCCATGTTCAcactgtcagttttagggattgaCAACCGCATTCCCTTACAGTCTCGAAATGTCCCGTTCAAACATCAGAAAACGTCAGAGAATGCAGTTGTGAGTCTTGAAAATAGTCGGGTGTGAGTTAGATCATAAAATGCAGCTGTCACCTCCATAAATAACTGCATTGTGTCCCACATAGAAATGTTTTCTGGCCCAGCTCCGGGCCACACAATGACTCTTCCCTCGGCCCAAGTACCTCAAAGAATGACGGCCCTGAAGTGGCCCAAAGCTTGATTAAAGActcgggccacacatgggccataactggcccgaatctcagccagtCAATCAGCCATAGCTGGCCCTGATCTGggacaaaacaggttttattattggtgccaattctcaaccttaagtaaaccagaatccccaaattcaagccacacctgagccttatatagcccagatCCAATACAGAATcttaatatttgatattattcCATTGTGTATTACTATAATCGTCACTATTCATTTTGTctctggcagaatataatagtaGTGTGAGGAGCAAGGCATACTATAAGTTGTTAAATGCTGAAAAAATTATGTCACAATTTATGATGAAAGCGACGAGAACCAATGAGCGTTTGATATCATTGGcgtaaaacttgttgtaaaacttcttaatggcacatttgtaaataattgctatagctacagaggaaggagatgCATATCGGCAATCAGGGCCGTTTCTAGTCATAGGCAAACTAGGTGGTCGCCTAGGGCGCAAACAGCTGGGGGGCGCCAGTGAGAGCCCCCACCCCACCAAGAGTTATATATTGTAGTAGGGTGGGGGGGGGTTGGTAGAAATCTCGCCTAGGGTGCCAAAAAGGCTAGAAACGGTCCTGTCGGCAATGAATGAggtttgaatttggatctgttcctcacaccaagcATCACCTGACTGATCTGGGCCATACTCCTCCCATCAACAATCATCCCTCATGTTGTTAGCCGGATCCCCGCCATGCCGTCActgccacacatggcccagctctggctgaaagggtacatgccattgccgacaggaggccagcagtgtCAGCTTGAGGACACATGTGGGCCAAGTCCATTTGCTATGTGGGGTGGTAACTTTGTTAAGGACTCAAATACAGGACTGACAACcatattctgctgctgtgtgaatgtgGCTGCTTGGCAACTGGAAAAATGCAACTTTGCAGCAGTGATTTTGGTCTGTCATAACTTACTACAAGcaaagtgatcacacaaacagttacagcactttcagaatcATGTTGTGTCATTGTTCATTTCCTATCAAATACCTTGAACAACATTAACAGCATGGCAAATAAAAACGTAAGTAggctagcatatatatatatgtgtgtgtgtgtgtgtgtgtgtgagagagagagagagagagagagtacagtaaaacagtaaaaatcaAGACAGTAATTTCAAAGTAAAGGCTTATAATAAAGCCTAAAGCAATttagtgtactgatgatccgaaaaccgatgcaaccggttcttgactcgagaacgagaatcgctctaaccagcacgtgctgcagttcagtgtcatcagctgctctactcgtgttcattttctgtttgctacaaactcaatttgtgaatgtgtcatcattacctataaatacagtacagatatttcataaatcatcccttattcctattaaacatagagtctttagagtcttaattattatccaacttccctgaaaaccccttttggcctatacattatctacgatatacagattagaaacattcatcttaaaataaataaataaatacataaaataaaataaaatagatattttatcacactttccaatgtttaacaaaatacttgaaaaattacacgcatgcgcagtatcatcagttcatcggttctcaaatcggacgcgtccgaaagaaacaaaaataagagtgcaaccggttcttgactcgagaacgagaactgctccagcagtgggcgttcgttcattatctgtctcggctcggtgttcatcttcagttcggtcttcacagcatttcattcagtgtactgtttgagtacatgaattactccaggatattggtttattctgactcagagggagtgtcagtcatgttaaaatagtttacatcttaagtaatttgtggattaatgatacaaaccatttcaaacgattcagttcgatttggtgaactggttcaaccggttcactaagaagaaccggttaaattgaacgattcgttcacaaaTCGGACATCACTAGAGTTGATCTAACCAGATCTAACAACACATTTGACATGGAAGAGTGTGCACATGAAATCATCCAATATTAATATGTTATGTTTTTGTATGTTATTCCATATTATTGTAGAGTAACCTCTTATGTGTAAATATGCATTTCATAGCTTTTTTAAAAACTAACTGGATAAGCAAATGAACAAATGATCATAAgtccatgtttatttttttttttttaaatattagaaaGAGAAACAACATAGACTATACATTTCAAAAGACATAGAGTAGAGTGGGGAAAAGACCCCACTTAAGGACTGTGTAATTTTCTTCAGTGAAACAAATTGAAATGTGTCCAGAATAGTTATCATAGTTTTAGTGACAATGGCATAATTTATAAACCAAGTATGAACAAATATTTAACTGTGATATTTTTGTgataaactttacattttcaaacatttcgggggggggggggggtcggggGAGTTTTCTTACTGCTGTTAATTAGATAACTTACCATGAAATCCCTGTGAGCTTCACAGTGAATACTTCTCCATCACTCCTGTCAATGCAGTCCATAGATACAATAACAGTTTACCTTGACTTCATCTAGTGGATGTTTTTGGAAAAACAGCAGAGGGGTGTTTTTCTCCCACTCTACCCTATAGAGTCAATCACAAATAATCTATATATGACATAATATGCAATACAGTGTATACAAATGAATGACTGCCGTTAAAGTAAAAGATTAGGTAAAAGTATTTGTAGTTTTGGGGCTCTGAGATATGGATAGTTCACTACAAATTCACAATTAATGTTATTCTCAAGCATGACTTTATTCTCctaatgaaacacaaaaacagaaatgttttgtgaCTGCTTTATGTTTGTCCatatgaactgaactgaacaagAAATTAATTCAATATGTGCAACAATTCCATCTCAGGTTATTTATGTGAATTATGGAGAAACATtgaaacctttttcttttttttttcttttttttatatttaataaaaaaataatgaaagataTTAAACTGAGCATCACTAAACACACTTAAtctaatttattaaacatatcAACATTCATAATATTTAACCTAATTTGTTCGGAGTATAATACAATATTGCAAAAGCAAACGTGAGAGTAAACAACATTTTCACATGAACAGTTTGAAAACAGAATCTCAATTTTTATGTTGTTCTTGGAAGTTTGGATTTGTCCCATTTTAGCCTCTGATCTCCACAGACTTAGGAATTTGATTTCTTTTTCTGTTTAATCCCATTCTAGACCTGGGCCCGTACTCACAAAACATCTTCaggctaaaagtagctcataACTCACAGAGATAGgagaaaatcataaaaataatgggCGTGTCTGTCCCAAATGTAGGACTTCAACATTTTTGCTCCAAGAGTATTTTACACAGTGTTTTAACACTAAATCTAGCTCCTGAATCTGTGAAAGGTTAGGAAAGTGAAGAGGAGTCCTGAGTCACTAAGACCAAACCACAAACGATCCTAAACTAGCTGTTTCCAGAAATCTGCCTCGCAACGTAAACATTTGAGAAAcacattgcatttatttgcacacaTATATCTTCTCATGCAGCTTTTTGGGTTTTGGAGGTTATCCCAACTACAGATTCTTCTTTGATTAAATCCTTTTTTAATTAACAGCTGGGCAATAAGTAACAGCTGTTCTTGtgtccagtttggttttctttaATGTTTGCATGTCTTACTATCAGCCAGGATTATTCTACtctgttaattaaaaggctgtttatatgaatatctaataattatttttgagAAGCACACGTGTAAGAGGCagaggctgacaattagctgaacatacacttgtttaattagtgacacgTAGTctgcattttcaaataaataaagttacctattattataatatctatgaataaatctctgacagagactatcagccaatcaATGTGTGCATAGTTAAtaagcatgctgacatcatccatagcaacGCGGTCAACCCCGCCCCCTTCCCCACTCTGAGCTTAACCCTGTGTGTCAATGTTAacactatccatcctaaatagtatgtgagattATGTGTCCCAAAGCATGATATGTTGAAAAGACTTAGCCAAAAGTCCCcagatggtctactatttcaggtCAATTTTTGAAGTATGTATCCATTTACATTCATGTATTTACCATAAGCAACTTACAGTGTATATcaggctacacattttttttagccagtgtgtgtgttccctgggaattgaaccaacAACCTTTTTTCTCCttatgctctaccactgagctacaatataaacaataataaaatgcattagaaAAACTACAACATGTAGCAGATGTGTGCGATCGACGGCTCTGTAGAGAGGTTTACAAAAAAGGGCTTTGAGTTACTGATAATCAAAATTTAATCtggtaaaaaatatgtatttattgttatccattttatatttcatctgcaacagcaatgtgaacttttataaacatcCATTTGGttgttaacttttaaatgcatcattgtgCAGAAAATATGAGAAAAGTTCTCTGCATAAAGACCCACGACTGGCAGATCAACGAGCTACTTCTTTTCTCTCCAGTACAGTAGGAAGTTAAATGAAATGCGAGGgatgttaactgtgacaagatgattgacaggccaggTTAAAGTGACAGGGAGCGTCCTTCAAACACACAGTTGTGTGATGTGATAGTATGTCCCAAAACTTGCCTACTCTCCTACTACACACTTAAAAGTGTGAActttttctttaccaagaaagtacATACTTTAATGGTAAAAATTCTGTCTATTCCTTAGCAAAAGTTAGTCTCAGAAGCTTTGTGAATAGGATTTAAGGGGAAACTTTAAACTCTTAAAAGCTCTtactgctatttaggagaactctCAGTGgtaagatgttttgtgaatatgggaTGTGGTGTTTAGCTGGCCTGGTCAGTTCAACTAAAGCTCAGCTGAGTTTAGCATTTTCACTTCTATCGGTCTAGTGAGAGAGACACTATCAGCTCATTCTGCGTCTGCATTAACAAAAATATCTCTGTCATGCAGTCAGTCGTAAATAACATTTTTCTCCCATTTAAATTAGTCTTTGATGACTGTCATTGTTAAACTTAAAATACTTAACCCATGCCGTGAAAGGCTGTGATTTTGGTCAAAACAATACTTGCTGGACATAACATTTCAGTTTGTAAGCTTCATATCTTTTTGTTCAAGCTATAGTACATAATGCATAGACATCAGTTTGTACACTGTCTGAAAGCATAATTTGCACCCTAAATGTCCATGTTTTTACACTGAAGTCAAATAAATGGCTTCAATGGTGAAAATGTTGGTGGTCCCTGATCAGTCCCTAAAGGAAGAGGTGCTCTCGGTGCTCATCAGACGGCCCCGGAGCACAGAGCTGCCGTGCTGAGACAGCTGCTGCTTGAACTCTGTGGTCAGGAAGTAGTAGATGAGAGGGTTGAGGCAGCAGTTGAGGCTCGCGATGCAAAGAGAGATGGGGTGGAAGATTTTGATGGCCTGACCCGCTTCACAGTTTGTTATAATGTTCTGGGTCACCATCAGGTACAGCAGGAAGTTGATGTGGTAAGGGGCGAAACAGAAGAGGAAGACCCCTGTGCACACTCTAACCATGCGCAAGGCCTTTCTCGTGCTGCCCGTGGACTGCTGCTTTTGGTTCCGCCGTCGCATGGATTTCACGATTAAATAAGTACAGACACCAATCACTATTAACGGACCAAGAAATCCCAAGAGCTCAGCACCAACCATCATGGAAATGGCCGAGGTTAAACCCAGCTGACGCATCGGCAGGTCTTTGAAGCAGGTTGTGGTGTTATTTCCCGAATTTGATTTTCTCCTCATTAAAATGAAGGGCGAGCAGCAGAGCCCAACCACCAGCCAGACCGCGGCGCTGATGCAGATGTCATAGCGTCTCTTCCAGTTCCTGGCACAGAACGGCCGCAGGAGGAACGCACAGCGCTGGAGGCTGATGCACACCAGAAAGACGATGCTAGCGTACATGTTAAGGTACTTCAGGTAAAAACATAGCATGCATAACCCGCTGCCGAAAGGCCATTCATCTTTGAAGTAGTAGTGAATTCGAAGCGGCAGCGACAGCACATGAGCCAGATCAGCTATGGTCAGATTAATCATGAAGATGACGGCTTTGGTCTTTTTGCTGTGGATTGAAGAGAATCCGTAGCATTAGAACAAAACTCTAAACTGTCCTCATGAAATATATCTCATAAAACCAGACACTTCTGATGGGGCTTGACATGTTGATCGGAATTAAAACAGTTGAGGTGAACTGAATTAAGCTCTTTTGTTAAACATACTACTGATTTAACAGGAATGACGCAGTGATTTTTTATGTTACCAGCATTCAAACTGTAACAGCAGGCTGGTCAACTTATGTTTTATGTCTGTCGAAATGTGCCACCTCTGAACAGAGTGAGCAAAAACAAATGATAATAGTGTTAAAATAGACCAACAGAATGAACAGACTGTGCAACTAGTGTGGTGAGCCAAGTACCCTAAAGATCACACAGTTTACACAGTGTCTTTGCAGCACAGGGGCTGTTCTCccagtataaacacacacacacacacacacacacacacacaaacaatgtataataataataataaagattctcCAACATATGTCATAATGACCATTAGATGTTATATTAACCGTGAAATGCTGACCTTATAAATCGACAGAGCACCCAAAGAGCCAGGGTGTTGCACAGCAGGCCTGGGATGAATATGATCAGGTAAACATATGTGTAGAGCTGGTTTGTTGTGTGTTTCCAGACAGTCATGTTAGTGGAACACGACGTGTTCACAGAAGTCATGATGAAACTGCAATTTAATTTACTGTAGACTGTGGAGAATCACTGTGGAagacaaatgaaaacaacctTTAAAAAATCTATGCTGATTAATTGCTGCAGTTTTGGTATTTGCATGTAGATACAACTTCCCCAGAGAGACAATacttcatatatacagtacagaccaaaagtttggacacaccttctcattcaaagagttttctttattttcatgactatgaaaattgtagattcacactgaaggcatcaagggctatttgagcaagaaggagagtgatggggtgctgctgatgacctgtcctccacagtcaccggacctgaacccaatccagatggtttaggggtgagctggaccgcagacagaaggtaaaagggccaacacgtgctaagcatctctcggggaactccttcaagactgttgaagaccatttcaggtgactacctcttgaagctcatcaagagaatgccaagagtgtgcaaaacagtaatcaaagcaaaaggtggctactttcaagaacctacaatatgacatattttcagttgtttcacactttttttatgtatataattccataaataattccacatgtgttaattcctagcccttgatgccttcagtgtgaatctataattttcatagtcatgaaaaagaaaactctttgaatgagaaggtgtgtccaaacttttggtctgtactgtatataaatgacatttatttgaattcataTAACTTATATGTGAAAACTTCTATTCAGCTGTAAACCGACACACGTCATTTGTCAACTCCCTTCCTGTGTAAGCATGAAGGAAGTGTTTGTGTGACGGTTGTGGGTTTGTATAACCGAATCTTTGCGTGCTCTTGTCTTGTATTTGGAACCCATTTCCCCATTGAGGGGTCTGCTAAGCCTAGCATTTGGACTTGATAGCGATTCtaacatttttataacattttggtcattaGATCCACTATCTCATGTAAAGCTGGGTGTGCTGTAAAACTGCAAGCACATGTTAAACAAATGAAGGAACTCTGGTTTTACAAGTATGCAAATGTTCAAATTCATGTTTGGTGTTACTCATTTGAGATCCTGCTGTGAAATAAGAATTGTACTGCAAACTCTGCCACTAAGATATTCTGTTTAGTTTAAACAATTGTCCTCCGATTGTTCTGTGGTTCCAGGAGACAGTATTTAGTTTCTTCTTCCACCACAAAAGGTAGACATGATACAATGATCATTTGAATTTGAAAGGACATGGTTCTGAAGCTTTTTAACCTCTAATAAAACTTTGTGAAATACAATTTATCAAATACaatgataacaacaacaacaacaacacattaatATTTTTGCCTATATATCCCACTTAAGATGAAAAAGTAATGCACGGTATCATTTGCTTAAACCAAACATGTATCGAGTGCTCTTAGAAAGGAAGAAAACTCTCAATGCTTGCGATTCAGTTGGTCCTACCTTTTGGATTGAGTTGCAGTCTGCATGTAAGATATTTGGTGCTTTCCAGTCCAACATTCTCAACATGCAACCTGCTGCAGCAGGAGGAAGTTATCTGAATGTGACGTGCCTATAATTTCTCTTGTTTTTCTTCTGCTACACAGTGGTTAAACAACCTGTGACATACGGGAAAGTGAAAGTGTTTGATATCTCTGATTCGGGGGATGTTTGATTGT
This DNA window, taken from Carassius auratus strain Wakin chromosome 14, ASM336829v1, whole genome shotgun sequence, encodes the following:
- the LOC113113518 gene encoding putative P2Y purinoceptor 10, translating into MTSVNTSCSTNMTVWKHTTNQLYTYVYLIIFIPGLLCNTLALWVLCRFISKKTKAVIFMINLTIADLAHVLSLPLRIHYYFKDEWPFGSGLCMLCFYLKYLNMYASIVFLVCISLQRCAFLLRPFCARNWKRRYDICISAAVWLVVGLCCSPFILMRRKSNSGNNTTTCFKDLPMRQLGLTSAISMMVGAELLGFLGPLIVIGVCTYLIVKSMRRRNQKQQSTGSTRKALRMVRVCTGVFLFCFAPYHINFLLYLMVTQNIITNCEAGQAIKIFHPISLCIASLNCCLNPLIYYFLTTEFKQQLSQHGSSVLRGRLMSTESTSSFRD